The proteins below come from a single Comamonas antarctica genomic window:
- the kdsA gene encoding 3-deoxy-8-phosphooctulonate synthase — translation MKLCGFDIGLDQRFFLIAGPCVVESEQLQMDVAGQLKEITSDLGINFIFKSSFDKANRSSGASFRGPGMEKGLEILAKVRKELNVPILTDVHTVEEVPYVASIVDMLQTPAFLCRQTDFIRAVAQSGKPVNIKKGQFLAPHDMKHVIDKARAAAREAGLPEDSFTACERGASFGYNNLVSDMRSLAIMRETNAPVVFDATHSVQLPGGNGETSGGMREMVPVLSRAAVAVGVAGLFMETHPDPCNALSDGPNAVPLKHMRALLETLVALDDVTKRNGFLENQFGA, via the coding sequence ATGAAACTCTGCGGCTTCGACATCGGCCTGGACCAACGCTTCTTCCTCATTGCCGGACCCTGCGTGGTCGAGTCCGAACAGCTGCAGATGGACGTGGCCGGCCAGCTCAAGGAGATCACCTCCGATCTGGGCATCAACTTCATCTTCAAGAGCAGCTTCGACAAGGCCAACCGTTCCTCGGGCGCGAGCTTTCGCGGCCCGGGCATGGAAAAAGGCCTGGAGATCCTCGCCAAGGTAAGGAAGGAACTCAACGTTCCGATCCTGACCGATGTGCACACCGTCGAGGAAGTGCCCTATGTGGCCAGCATCGTCGACATGCTGCAGACGCCGGCCTTCCTGTGCCGCCAGACGGATTTCATCCGCGCGGTGGCCCAGTCGGGCAAGCCGGTCAACATCAAGAAGGGCCAGTTCCTCGCGCCGCATGACATGAAGCATGTCATCGACAAGGCCCGTGCCGCGGCCAGGGAAGCCGGCCTGCCCGAGGACTCGTTCACCGCCTGCGAGCGCGGCGCGAGCTTCGGCTACAACAACCTGGTCAGCGACATGCGCTCGCTGGCCATCATGCGCGAGACCAATGCACCCGTGGTGTTCGACGCCACGCACAGCGTGCAGCTGCCCGGCGGCAACGGCGAGACCAGCGGCGGCATGCGCGAGATGGTGCCGGTGCTGTCGCGCGCGGCCGTGGCCGTGGGCGTGGCGGGCCTGTTCATGGAGACCCACCCCGATCCGTGCAACGCGCTGTCCGACGGCCCGAACGCCGTGCCGCTCAAGCACATGCGCGCGCTGCTGGAGACGCTGGTCGCGCTCGATGACGTGACCAAGCGCAACGGCTTCCTCGAAAACCAGTTCGGAGCCTGA
- a CDS encoding DUF1330 domain-containing protein — MASGYIIASVDVTNPEQYADYRKWSTQAMQAHGAEVCVRGGEVKMLEGDWNPGRVVVLKFASFEAAQAFYDSPEYLTAREARAGAAIMRMVCVEGV; from the coding sequence ATGGCCAGCGGCTACATCATTGCATCGGTCGATGTCACGAACCCCGAACAATACGCCGATTACCGCAAGTGGAGCACCCAGGCCATGCAGGCGCATGGCGCCGAGGTCTGCGTGCGCGGCGGCGAGGTCAAGATGCTCGAAGGCGACTGGAACCCGGGCCGCGTCGTCGTGCTGAAGTTCGCGAGCTTCGAGGCCGCGCAGGCGTTCTATGATTCGCCCGAATATCTAACGGCGCGCGAAGCGCGCGCCGGTGCCGCCATCATGCGCATGGTTTGCGTCGAGGGCGTCTGA
- the eno gene encoding phosphopyruvate hydratase, giving the protein MSAIVDIVGREVLDSRGNPTVECDVLLESGVMGRAAVPSGASTGSREAIELRDGDKSRYLGKGVLKAVEHINTEISEAVLGLDASEQAFLDKTLIDLDGTDNKGRLGANAMLAVSMAVARAAAEEAGLPLYRYLGGMGGMQLPVPMMNVINGGAHANNSLDLQELMIIPVGAPSFREAVRWGAEVFHALKKIIHDKGMSTAVGDEGGFAPSVENHEAAIQLILDAIEAAGYKAGEQIALGLDCAASEFYKDGMYVLAGEGNMTLTATQWTDMLAGWCDKYPIISIEDGMAEGDWDGWKILTERLASKVQLVGDDLFVTNTKILKEGIDKKIANSILIKINQIGTLTETFAAIEMAKRAGYTAVISHRSGETEDSTIADISVGTNAGQIKTGSLSRSDRMAKYNQLLRIEEDLGEIAFYPGREAFYNLR; this is encoded by the coding sequence ATGAGTGCGATTGTTGATATCGTTGGCCGCGAAGTGCTGGACAGCCGCGGCAACCCCACCGTCGAATGCGACGTGCTGCTGGAGTCGGGTGTGATGGGCCGCGCGGCCGTGCCGTCGGGCGCGTCCACGGGTTCGCGCGAAGCCATCGAGCTGCGCGACGGCGACAAGAGCCGCTACCTGGGCAAGGGCGTGCTCAAGGCCGTCGAGCACATCAACACCGAGATCTCCGAAGCCGTGCTGGGCCTCGACGCGTCGGAACAGGCCTTCCTGGACAAGACCCTGATCGACCTCGATGGCACCGACAACAAGGGCCGCCTGGGCGCCAACGCCATGCTGGCCGTGTCGATGGCCGTGGCCCGCGCCGCCGCCGAAGAAGCCGGCCTGCCGCTGTACCGCTACCTCGGCGGCATGGGCGGCATGCAGCTGCCGGTGCCGATGATGAACGTCATCAACGGCGGCGCGCACGCCAACAACTCGCTCGACCTGCAAGAGCTGATGATCATCCCCGTGGGCGCACCGAGCTTCCGCGAAGCCGTGCGCTGGGGCGCCGAAGTGTTCCATGCACTGAAGAAGATCATCCATGACAAGGGCATGAGCACGGCCGTGGGCGACGAAGGCGGTTTCGCGCCTTCCGTGGAAAACCACGAGGCCGCGATCCAGCTGATCCTCGACGCCATCGAAGCCGCAGGCTACAAGGCCGGCGAACAGATCGCTCTGGGCCTGGACTGCGCTGCCAGCGAGTTCTACAAGGACGGCATGTATGTGCTGGCGGGCGAAGGCAACATGACGCTCACCGCCACGCAGTGGACCGACATGCTGGCCGGCTGGTGCGACAAGTACCCGATCATCTCCATCGAAGACGGCATGGCCGAAGGCGACTGGGATGGCTGGAAGATCCTGACCGAGCGTCTGGCGTCGAAGGTGCAGCTGGTTGGCGACGACCTGTTCGTGACCAACACCAAGATCCTCAAGGAAGGCATCGACAAGAAGATCGCCAATTCCATCCTGATCAAGATCAACCAGATCGGCACGCTGACCGAAACCTTTGCCGCCATCGAGATGGCCAAGCGCGCCGGCTACACCGCCGTGATCTCGCACCGTTCGGGCGAGACCGAGGACTCGACCATTGCCGACATCTCCGTCGGCACCAACGCCGGCCAGATCAAGACCGGCTCGCTGTCGCGCTCGGACCGCATGGCCAAGTACAACCAGCTGCTGCGCATCGAGGAAGACCTGGGCGAGATCGCCTTCTACCCGGGCCGCGAAGCGTTCTACAACCTGCGCTGA
- a CDS encoding septum formation initiator family protein encodes MVNRIVPLVLLVLLAAVHAQLWLGHGSVAYVQELHAQIAEQNAANALVRHENERLQVEVNDLKNGLEMVEAKARSELGMLKPNEIFVQVMHR; translated from the coding sequence ATGGTCAATCGCATCGTCCCGCTGGTTCTGCTGGTGCTTCTTGCTGCCGTGCATGCGCAGCTGTGGCTGGGCCACGGCAGCGTTGCCTACGTGCAGGAGCTGCATGCGCAGATTGCCGAACAGAATGCCGCCAATGCACTGGTGCGGCATGAGAACGAGCGGCTGCAGGTCGAGGTCAACGACCTGAAGAACGGCCTGGAAATGGTCGAGGCCAAGGCCCGCAGCGAACTGGGCATGCTCAAGCCCAACGAGATCTTCGTGCAGGTCATGCACCGCTGA
- a CDS encoding Hsp33 family molecular chaperone HslO yields the protein MSELHKFLFDGLPVRGMIVRLTDAWTEILARRASNSETGAYAPPVQALLGEMAAAGVLMQSNIKFNGALVMQVFGDGPVKLAVTEVQPDLSLRATATVRSEQPVGDNANLADLLNVAGGGRCAITLDPKDRQPGQQPYQGVVPLEDAQGRRFERLSDALQFYMLQSEQLDTVLVLAANDQVAAGLLVQRMPVKGEANLAAATESAEAGHDQIGLNEEYNRIATLASSLTREELLTLDVDTILRRLFWEEKLVRFEPQQHDTAPRFACSCSRERVAGMLRTLGLDEIEGIVQEQGQIEVGCEFCGQQYRFDPIDAAQLFTEAGKQPPSSAAVQ from the coding sequence GTGTCTGAACTCCACAAATTCCTTTTCGATGGCCTGCCGGTGCGCGGCATGATCGTGCGCCTGACCGACGCCTGGACCGAAATCCTCGCGCGCCGCGCGAGCAACAGCGAAACCGGCGCCTATGCGCCGCCGGTGCAGGCGCTGCTCGGCGAGATGGCGGCGGCCGGCGTGCTGATGCAGTCGAACATCAAGTTCAATGGCGCGCTGGTCATGCAGGTGTTCGGCGACGGCCCGGTCAAGCTGGCCGTGACCGAAGTCCAGCCCGACCTGAGCCTGCGCGCCACGGCCACCGTGCGCAGCGAGCAGCCGGTGGGCGACAACGCCAACCTCGCCGACCTGCTCAATGTCGCGGGTGGCGGGCGCTGCGCGATCACGCTCGACCCCAAGGACCGCCAGCCCGGCCAGCAGCCCTACCAGGGCGTGGTGCCGCTCGAAGATGCGCAGGGCCGGCGCTTCGAGCGCCTGTCCGATGCGCTGCAGTTCTACATGCTGCAGTCCGAGCAGCTCGACACCGTGCTGGTGCTGGCCGCCAACGACCAGGTGGCCGCGGGCCTGCTGGTGCAGCGCATGCCGGTCAAGGGCGAAGCCAACCTGGCCGCGGCGACGGAGAGCGCCGAAGCGGGCCATGACCAGATCGGCCTGAACGAGGAGTACAACCGCATTGCCACGCTGGCATCGAGCCTGACGCGCGAGGAGTTGCTGACGCTGGACGTCGACACCATCCTGCGCCGCCTGTTCTGGGAGGAGAAGCTGGTGCGCTTCGAACCCCAGCAACACGACACCGCGCCGCGCTTTGCCTGCAGCTGCAGCCGCGAACGCGTGGCCGGCATGCTGCGCACGCTGGGACTCGACGAGATCGAGGGCATCGTGCAGGAGCAGGGCCAGATCGAGGTCGGCTGCGAATTCTGCGGCCAGCAGTACCGTTTCGATCCCATCGATGCGGCGCAGTTGTTCACCGAAGCCGGCAAGCAGCCGCCGAGTTCGGCGGCGGTGCAGTAA
- a CDS encoding gamma carbonic anhydrase family protein has product MAIYELDGRAPQMADSAWVADSAQVIGDVTLAEDVSIWFGSVLRGDTSNLRIGAGTNIQDGSVLHADPGKPLVVGERVTVGHQVMLHGCTIGDESLIGIGAVVLNGAKIGRNCLVGAGALVTEGKEFPDGSMIIGSPAKAVRELSPEQIEGLRQSAQHYIDNARRYKGGLRKLG; this is encoded by the coding sequence GGCCGTGCGCCGCAAATGGCCGATTCCGCCTGGGTGGCCGACAGCGCCCAGGTGATCGGCGATGTGACGCTGGCCGAGGACGTGAGCATCTGGTTTGGCAGCGTGCTGCGCGGCGATACCTCCAACCTGCGGATCGGCGCGGGCACCAACATCCAGGACGGCAGCGTGCTGCACGCCGATCCGGGCAAGCCACTGGTCGTGGGCGAGCGCGTCACGGTGGGCCACCAGGTCATGCTGCACGGCTGCACCATCGGCGACGAGTCGCTGATCGGCATTGGCGCGGTGGTGCTCAATGGCGCGAAGATCGGCCGCAACTGCCTGGTCGGCGCGGGCGCGCTGGTCACCGAAGGCAAGGAATTTCCCGACGGCTCGATGATCATCGGCAGCCCCGCGAAGGCGGTGCGCGAACTGAGCCCCGAACAGATTGAAGGGCTGCGCCAGAGTGCGCAGCATTACATTGACAATGCGCGCCGCTACAAGGGCGGCTTGCGCAAGCTCGGCTGA